From uncultured Desulfobacter sp., the proteins below share one genomic window:
- a CDS encoding RDD family protein: protein MNEYEYAGFWVRTGAAIIDTILILIIIVPILTAIYGTDYWINQSIVKGFWDVLFNYILPAIAIIIFWTYKSATPGKMALKLTIVDAKNGGHPSTGQLIGRYFGYYISIIPLFLGLIWVGIDRRKQGLHDKLAGTVVIKNNKKEKVTFESKE from the coding sequence ATGAATGAATATGAATATGCCGGTTTTTGGGTCCGAACCGGTGCCGCAATTATTGATACCATTCTAATTCTAATTATTATTGTCCCAATCCTCACGGCTATTTATGGTACCGATTATTGGATTAATCAGTCTATTGTAAAAGGCTTTTGGGATGTTTTGTTCAATTACATACTACCTGCAATTGCGATCATCATTTTCTGGACCTACAAATCTGCTACACCTGGTAAAATGGCATTAAAACTGACGATTGTTGATGCAAAAAACGGTGGGCACCCTTCTACGGGGCAATTGATCGGGCGTTACTTTGGATATTACATTTCTATAATTCCTTTATTCCTTGGGTTAATATGGGTCGGCATCGATAGAAGAAAGCAAGGGTTGCATGATAAATTAGCAGGCACCGTTGTCATTAAAAATAATAAAAAAGAAAAGGTTACATTCGAATCAAAAGAATAA
- a CDS encoding VOC family protein: MVSLDRATGLSEARLEGAHLLLPGFGDDGPTLEIFTYAEMVETADSMANHLGYTHIAFEVDNVRKVYDKALKEGGIPLGKVTEKIVPGIGTLFFVYFKDPEGNIIEILSWNRE; this comes from the coding sequence ATGGTATCACTTGACCGGGCCACGGGGCTGTCCGAAGCACGCCTTGAAGGAGCGCACCTTCTTTTGCCTGGCTTCGGTGATGATGGGCCAACGCTGGAGATTTTTACATATGCTGAGATGGTGGAGACTGCCGATTCCATGGCCAATCATCTGGGATATACCCATATCGCCTTCGAGGTGGATAATGTTAGAAAGGTGTATGACAAGGCCCTAAAGGAGGGAGGCATCCCCCTTGGCAAGGTAACGGAAAAAATAGTACCAGGAATCGGGACCCTATTCTTTGTCTATTTCAAGGACCCTGAGGGCAATATCATTGAGATTCTTTCCTGGAACAGGGAATAA
- a CDS encoding ORF6N domain-containing protein has protein sequence MTEIELVTTDQITEKIYHIRGAKVMLDRDLASLYRVETKNLKQSVRRNINRFPDDFMFELSKEEFADLKSQIVNSNSDKKSLRYPPMVFTEQGVAMLSSVLRSDRAIQVNIQIMRTFTKMRNMIAENEELRKTVEVLKQQTDEQF, from the coding sequence GTGACTGAAATAGAACTTGTTACCACTGACCAGATTACAGAAAAAATTTATCATATCCGGGGTGCTAAAGTTATGTTGGACAGGGACCTTGCATCCCTTTACAGAGTTGAAACAAAAAATTTAAAGCAGTCCGTCAGAAGAAATATAAATCGTTTCCCCGATGATTTTATGTTTGAATTGTCAAAAGAGGAGTTTGCAGATTTGAAGTCACAAATTGTAAACTCTAATTCTGATAAAAAAAGTTTAAGATATCCGCCTATGGTCTTTACCGAACAAGGTGTTGCCATGCTTTCAAGTGTATTGCGGAGTGACCGGGCCATTCAAGTAAACATCCAGATTATGCGGACCTTTACCAAAATGCGCAATATGATCGCCGAAAATGAAGAATTACGCAAAACCGTAGAGGTATTAAAGCAGCAGACAGATGAACAGTTTTAA
- a CDS encoding aldehyde ferredoxin oxidoreductase family protein — protein MKGFFNRILYVDLSNQKVEIKTVDKSVYKNFLGGKGLATWLLTELNPPGVDPLSPENRLIFATGPVTGTATWGSSRYGVFTKSPLTGFYAESYSGGKVPEAIAATGFDAIVINGKSDGLTLMEITPEGAFFHDAGHLSGKDTFETESAVKTEFKDKYPKGWKTGLSVIGPAAEAEVKFAIIKNDGWRCAGRAGTGTVMGSKNLKAIVFSGNKKREVFDKKRLIQLAKEMAAEAKDHPVVQAYKSMGTSQMVKVMNNAGAFPTRYWTKGFAPHWEKISADALHSQCDVTPHACAKCYLSCGRMTKVMQGPHKGLVLEGPEYETLYTFGGLCMIEKIEEIVRLNHVCDSLGIDTITAGNLAAFAMMAHEQNKSDYPIQFGDAQAIEDLLIKIVTNEEGIGQILAQGIRHAAKVFGMEDQAIHVKGMEPAGYEPRVLKGMGLAYASSDRGACHLRATFYKPELAGMIDPKQTEGKAKLFIDFEDRLTLFDTLILCKFYRDLYPWELLGEMITAATGIDGSKENLSDIALNVAAKAREFNLREGMTQSHETLAPAFFTPLTDSGAAITKDEMDYMLKDYQKLRNWT, from the coding sequence ATGAAAGGTTTTTTTAATCGGATCCTTTACGTGGATCTGTCTAACCAGAAGGTTGAGATCAAGACTGTTGACAAGTCAGTTTACAAAAATTTCCTGGGCGGTAAAGGGCTTGCCACCTGGTTGTTGACAGAGCTGAACCCGCCGGGGGTTGACCCCCTTTCTCCGGAAAACCGTCTGATCTTTGCCACGGGCCCTGTAACAGGCACTGCCACCTGGGGCAGTTCCAGGTATGGGGTATTTACCAAATCTCCTTTGACCGGATTTTATGCCGAATCCTATTCCGGGGGCAAGGTCCCTGAAGCCATTGCCGCCACAGGCTTTGACGCCATTGTTATCAACGGCAAGTCAGATGGCCTGACCCTGATGGAAATCACCCCGGAAGGTGCCTTTTTCCATGACGCCGGCCATCTTAGTGGAAAAGATACCTTTGAAACCGAGTCCGCCGTTAAAACTGAATTTAAGGATAAATACCCCAAAGGCTGGAAAACCGGACTTAGCGTAATAGGCCCGGCTGCCGAGGCCGAAGTAAAATTTGCCATCATCAAAAACGATGGATGGCGGTGCGCAGGACGGGCCGGAACCGGCACGGTCATGGGGAGCAAAAACCTTAAGGCCATTGTTTTCTCCGGGAATAAAAAACGGGAAGTTTTTGATAAAAAAAGGCTTATTCAACTGGCCAAAGAGATGGCTGCCGAGGCCAAGGATCACCCCGTGGTTCAGGCCTACAAATCCATGGGCACCTCCCAAATGGTAAAAGTCATGAACAATGCCGGTGCCTTTCCAACCCGTTACTGGACCAAAGGCTTTGCGCCCCACTGGGAAAAAATATCGGCTGATGCCTTGCACAGTCAATGTGACGTCACACCCCATGCCTGCGCCAAGTGCTATCTCTCCTGTGGCCGGATGACAAAGGTCATGCAGGGCCCCCACAAGGGATTGGTGTTGGAGGGGCCTGAGTACGAAACCTTATACACTTTTGGCGGTCTGTGCATGATAGAGAAAATCGAAGAGATTGTCCGGCTTAATCATGTCTGTGACAGCTTAGGAATCGACACCATAACGGCTGGCAATCTGGCCGCCTTTGCCATGATGGCCCACGAACAAAACAAGTCGGATTATCCTATCCAATTTGGCGACGCCCAGGCCATCGAAGACCTGTTAATTAAAATTGTGACCAATGAAGAGGGCATCGGCCAAATCCTGGCCCAGGGCATTCGTCATGCCGCAAAAGTATTTGGCATGGAAGACCAGGCCATTCATGTCAAAGGCATGGAGCCTGCGGGCTACGAGCCCAGGGTCCTTAAGGGCATGGGCCTGGCTTATGCGTCTTCGGACCGTGGCGCATGCCATCTGCGGGCTACATTTTATAAGCCGGAACTGGCCGGCATGATAGATCCCAAGCAGACCGAAGGCAAGGCAAAACTATTTATTGATTTTGAAGACAGACTCACCTTATTTGACACCTTAATCCTGTGCAAGTTCTACCGGGATTTGTACCCTTGGGAACTTTTAGGAGAGATGATCACAGCGGCAACCGGCATAGATGGATCAAAAGAGAACCTGTCCGACATTGCCCTGAACGTGGCTGCCAAAGCCCGGGAATTCAATCTGAGAGAAGGCATGACCCAAAGCCACGAAACCCTGGCACCTGCTTTTTTTACGCCGCTTACTGACTCCGGGGCTGCCATAACCAAGGATGAGATGGATTATATGCTCAAAGACTACCAAAAGCTTCGCAACTGGACCTAA
- a CDS encoding cache domain-containing protein, which produces MPLIKEDNIGVISFISSTILVVLLTSILGGIFLRDQHRHFQEDLQKVGTNFFKTQKERLRSEVEMQIRSINAWHKSARQRLKTTIKARTYEAYAVAENLYEQNKEKRPEEIQALIREALRPVRFNNGRGYFFIRDTQGPFVLYPPNPKIEGPHVKLLPHQDRKELSQKINTIIFTKGEGFIDYQWPKPGGQVHELFEKMTFVKYFKPFGWSLGTGEYLVNFESLVQEYIIGTLNSIIPSDTDPEYIFIYKLHAMNGGNEFATVLVNPNRSDLIGKKISDSFKDIKGKMFRKEMLQGIRDTGNAFVSYWYKNPGSEEQGLKLSYFKYYPEWKWIVAKGISLDVMNKRITQLQKNLSQETKKTIRNFIYFIVISSVSFLILGFIFSKGIHRLFLGYKAIMEEQQHELERVNTELKIQSIRAHSHFPGF; this is translated from the coding sequence ATGCCTTTAATCAAAGAGGATAATATAGGTGTAATCAGTTTTATCAGCTCAACGATACTTGTTGTCCTGTTGACATCTATTCTCGGCGGCATTTTCCTTCGTGACCAGCATCGTCATTTTCAAGAGGATTTACAAAAGGTAGGGACCAATTTTTTTAAGACGCAAAAAGAACGGCTTCGGTCAGAGGTCGAAATGCAGATTAGAAGCATCAATGCCTGGCACAAAAGTGCCAGACAAAGATTGAAGACCACCATTAAGGCCCGCACGTATGAGGCCTATGCCGTTGCAGAGAATCTCTACGAACAGAACAAGGAGAAAAGACCCGAGGAAATACAGGCGCTCATCAGGGAGGCATTAAGACCTGTCAGATTTAATAACGGTCGCGGCTATTTTTTTATCAGAGACACCCAGGGGCCTTTTGTCCTCTACCCGCCAAATCCTAAAATTGAAGGGCCGCATGTTAAGTTGTTACCTCATCAGGACAGAAAAGAACTTTCTCAAAAAATCAACACAATAATTTTTACAAAAGGCGAGGGATTTATCGACTATCAATGGCCCAAACCTGGGGGCCAGGTACATGAACTTTTTGAAAAAATGACCTTTGTAAAATATTTTAAGCCTTTTGGGTGGAGTCTTGGCACAGGCGAATATCTCGTTAATTTTGAGTCCTTAGTACAAGAATACATCATCGGTACACTTAACAGCATTATTCCCTCTGATACCGATCCGGAATACATTTTTATCTACAAACTTCATGCCATGAATGGCGGCAATGAATTTGCCACAGTGTTGGTTAACCCGAATCGTTCTGATCTTATTGGCAAGAAAATTTCAGATAGCTTTAAGGACATAAAAGGTAAAATGTTCCGCAAAGAGATGCTTCAAGGTATCCGTGACACAGGGAATGCATTTGTCTCTTACTGGTATAAAAACCCGGGTTCTGAAGAACAGGGCTTAAAATTGAGTTATTTTAAATATTACCCGGAATGGAAATGGATTGTGGCAAAAGGCATTTCCCTTGACGTCATGAATAAACGCATCACTCAATTGCAAAAAAATCTCAGCCAAGAGACAAAGAAGACGATTCGTAATTTTATATATTTTATTGTTATATCCTCAGTTAGTTTTCTGATTCTTGGTTTCATTTTTTCCAAGGGCATCCATAGACTCTTTTTGGGGTACAAAGCAATCATGGAAGAGCAGCAGCACGAATTGGAACGCGTTAATACCGAATTAAAGATTCAATCCATAAGGGCGCATTCCCATTTTCCCGGTTTTTAA
- a CDS encoding GGDEF domain-containing protein yields the protein MRPSITDSLTALYNKGYFNEHLEIEIARSLRHGSALSLLVFDIDKFKDINDTFGHLAGDNVLKELAHLCQINIRASDIFARWGGEEFVVLSPESEIKNTIVFAEKLRRLIEGYSFSIPVQVTCSFGVTEYRDEERVDSFIHRADQALYTAKQEGRNKVVFR from the coding sequence ATGCGCCCATCCATAACCGATTCGTTGACGGCTCTATATAATAAAGGATATTTCAACGAACATCTTGAAATCGAAATTGCCCGTTCCTTGCGTCATGGTTCTGCGCTTTCTCTCCTTGTTTTCGATATAGATAAATTTAAGGACATCAACGATACGTTCGGCCATCTTGCCGGAGACAATGTCCTTAAAGAGTTAGCGCATCTCTGCCAAATAAATATTCGTGCGTCAGACATTTTTGCCCGTTGGGGCGGTGAGGAGTTTGTCGTTCTTTCGCCGGAGAGCGAAATAAAAAATACGATTGTTTTTGCAGAGAAATTACGAAGGTTGATTGAAGGATATTCTTTTTCGATCCCAGTGCAAGTAACTTGCAGTTTCGGCGTTACGGAATATAGAGACGAAGAACGTGTCGATTCTTTCATACATAGAGCTGACCAAGCGCTCTATACTGCAAAGCAAGAAGGCAGAAACAAGGTCGTGTTTCGGTGA
- a CDS encoding hydrogenase-4 component G, with protein MTNVPGSINSFTGMDFTLFQSRSKVTGNNSDSNVSMETEIIQFSLKVRTGTQQNIGTQDALARFNQLDQELKSSLTYNGKPIAELSPEQAGELVSEDGYFGVDQTSQRIADFVIMGAGDDMERLKSGREGVLQGFKQAEEAWGSKLPDISYETLAKTLETIDEKIRENGGSVVDLSI; from the coding sequence ATGACTAATGTGCCTGGCAGTATAAATTCCTTTACGGGGATGGATTTCACATTATTTCAGTCACGCAGCAAGGTCACAGGAAATAATTCGGATTCAAACGTATCAATGGAGACTGAAATTATACAATTCAGTCTGAAAGTCAGAACAGGTACCCAGCAAAATATTGGGACCCAGGATGCGCTTGCTCGGTTTAACCAGCTTGATCAAGAGCTCAAATCATCTTTGACCTATAATGGTAAACCCATTGCCGAATTGTCCCCCGAGCAGGCTGGAGAACTTGTCAGTGAAGACGGATATTTTGGCGTGGATCAGACATCCCAGCGCATCGCTGATTTTGTAATCATGGGTGCCGGCGATGATATGGAGCGGTTGAAATCCGGACGGGAAGGGGTCCTTCAAGGATTTAAGCAAGCTGAAGAAGCCTGGGGAAGTAAATTACCGGACATATCATATGAAACCCTGGCAAAAACCCTGGAAACCATTGACGAAAAAATCCGGGAGAATGGCGGATCTGTTGTTGATTTGAGTATTTGA
- the aguB gene encoding N-carbamoylputrescine amidase gives MNKVKVAVTQMTCSKTYETNVKKAETIVRDAAGRGANIILLQELFSGPYFCKVQDFSYFSLAQNADDSDLIKRFSLLAKELGVVLPISFFERANQSYFNSVAMIDADGTVMGIYRKTHIPQGPGYEEKYYFSPGDTGFKVWRTRFGKVGVGICWDQWFPETARSMALMGADILMYPTAIGSEPKMPGYDSQPHWQRTMQGHSGANVMPVCASNRIGTENDQDVEITFYGTSFITGNTGEILAQCDRETEDIKIVSFDFKEIENMRAGWGLFRDRRPAVYGTIWTLDGDANLK, from the coding sequence ATGAATAAAGTAAAAGTTGCAGTCACCCAGATGACCTGCAGTAAAACCTACGAAACCAATGTAAAAAAAGCGGAAACGATTGTACGGGATGCGGCCGGCAGAGGCGCAAACATCATCTTGCTCCAGGAGCTGTTTTCAGGTCCTTATTTTTGCAAAGTACAGGATTTCAGCTATTTTTCCCTGGCCCAAAACGCGGATGACAGTGACCTGATTAAACGTTTCAGCCTTTTGGCCAAAGAGCTTGGCGTGGTGCTGCCCATCAGCTTTTTTGAACGGGCCAACCAGTCCTATTTCAACAGTGTTGCCATGATTGATGCCGACGGTACTGTTATGGGGATCTACCGCAAAACCCACATCCCCCAGGGACCGGGCTATGAAGAAAAATATTATTTCAGCCCGGGCGACACCGGCTTCAAGGTATGGCGCACTCGGTTCGGCAAGGTGGGGGTCGGCATCTGCTGGGACCAGTGGTTTCCGGAAACCGCCCGCAGCATGGCGCTGATGGGGGCAGATATTTTGATGTACCCCACAGCCATCGGGTCTGAACCCAAAATGCCGGGATATGATTCCCAGCCCCACTGGCAAAGAACCATGCAGGGCCATTCAGGGGCTAATGTGATGCCGGTGTGTGCATCCAACCGAATCGGCACTGAAAATGACCAGGATGTTGAAATCACCTTTTACGGTACTTCGTTTATTACCGGCAACACCGGAGAAATTCTTGCCCAGTGCGACCGTGAAACCGAAGACATTAAAATCGTCTCTTTTGATTTCAAGGAAATTGAAAACATGCGGGCGGGCTGGGGGCTGTTCCGGGACCGGCGTCCGGCGGTGTATGGAACGATTTGGACCCTTGACGGTGACGCAAATTTGAAGTGA